The genomic interval TGCTGCTCTGCCGGACAGAAAAGCCGCTCGACCTGGAGGTGCGCCAAAAGCTGGCCATGTTTTGCAACGTATCCCTCCACGCTGTGGTCGAAGTCCGGGACGTCGACCACACGATTTATGAACTGCCTCTGATCCTCCAGCAGGAGCGCCTCGACGAAACCATCTGCCGGCTCCTGCGACTCGAAACGGCCCCGGCGGAAATGAACGACTGGCGCCGGTTTGTCCAGCGGGTGATCTCGCCCAAGAAACGGTTGAAAGTCGCGGTCGTCGGCAAATACATCGATCTACAGGACGCGTACAAGAGCATTTACGAATCGTTAACCCATGCCGGGGCGGCAAACGATTGCGGAATCGACATCCTGCGAATCGACTCCGAGGACATCCAGGGGCATGACCCGCATAAATTCCTCGCGCCTGTGGCCGGCGTCCTGGTGCCGGGTGGCTTTGGGGAGCGCGGGGTGGAAGGTAAAATCGCCGCGTGCCGTTATGCCCGTGAACAGCGCCTGCCTTATCTCGGGCTTTGCCTGGGGATGCAGATCGCCTGCATCGAATTCGCCCGCAACGTTTGCGGGCTGAAACACGCCAACAGCACCGAATTTGACGAGAGCGCCGTTGATCCGGTCATCTGCCTTTTGGAAGACCAGCGGGAAGTGCGCAAAAAGGGCGCGTCCATGCGGCTCGGCAGCTGGCCGACCCACATCGTCCCCGGCACACTGGCGGAGAGGGTGTATGGCGCGCCCCAGATCACCGAAAGACACCGTCACCGGTACGAGTACAATATGAAGTACCGGGAACTGATGGTGGCGAAGGGCTTTGTGATCGCGGGCACGTCGCCGGACGGCCGGCTGGCGGAGTTGATCGAAATGCGGGATCACCCCTGGTTCCTGGCGTGCCAGTATCACCCGGAGTTCCTTTCGAAACCGAACTCACCCCACCCGCTGTTTCGGGGATTTATCGCTGCCTGCCTGGCGAATTACGAGTGATCCATCTCGACGGCCCTGGAGGTAAAATCTTGCCTTCCCACCCGGGTGCCGGGCCCCCCTGAGCCGGCATTCTACCGAGATAACCGTCTGAATGTATTACTCGACGATTTGCAGGACGACCTGATGGCCGGTCCTCGCCGCCGCTGCCGACAGCAAATTGCGTAGAGCGGTGATCGTATGCCCGTTGCGCCCGATCACCTTACCCACGTCCGCTTGGCGCATTTCGACCTTGAAGATCAACTTGTGCCCGTGCTCAAGGCGCGTGATGAAAACCTCCTCCGGAACATCAACCAATTGCCGGATGACGAACTCCAGGAAGCTTTCCATGCACGCGCCGGAATTCTAAAGGATTAGGATTACGGGACTAAAGATCGCACGATCACGCCGAGACGGGCACGGTCGCGGCGACCTGCGCAGCCCGCCTGCGAGCTTTCCGGATGAAACTGGCGACGGTTTCGCTCGGTTGCGCACCGTGCTTAATCCAGTATTCCGCCCGCTCAAGGTTCAGCTCGTAATTGTCGCTTCGCTTGCGCGGATCGTACGTTCCGATAATCTCGATGAACTTGCCGTCGCGCGGACTCCGTTTGTCGGTAACCACCACGCGGTAATACGGGCGATTCTTGGCGCCCTCTCTTCTCAATCTAATCGCAACTGCCATATTTTCTGCAGGGTGTCCCCTTTAAGTGCCTAGTGTCTCCGACCCGGGGACGCGGGCTAACATTTTTTTCAACTGCCCCATGTTCTTCATCAGCTTGCGCATCTGGCTAAACCGCTGAAGCAGGGTGTTCACTTCGGCGACCGTCGTACCGCTGCCGCGCGCAATCCGCTGCCTCCTGCGGGCATTGAGGATGCCCGGGTTTTTCCGTTCACCCGGAGTCATGGAAAGCACGATCGCTTCCACGCGCTTCAGCTGTTTGTCGTCAACCGAAAAGCCCTTCAGGTTACTCATTCCTGGCAACATGCCAAGGATATTTTCAAGCGGCCCCATCCGGCGCAGCATTTTGAACTGGGCCAGAAAATCGTTGAAATCGAAGGAAGCGGTTCGCAGCTTCTTCTCCATCCGCGCGGCCTCTTCCTCGTCAATGGCTTCGGCAGCGCGTTCGACGAGGGAAACCACATCGCCCATCCCGAGAATCCGGCCGGCCAGGCGCTCGGGATAAAACGGCTCAAACTGATCCAGCTTTTCGCCGACCCCGGCAAACTTGATCGGCCGTTTCGTGACTTCCCGCATGGACAAGGCGGCGCCCCCCCGGGCATCGCCATCCAACTTGGTCAGGACGAGACCGGTCAGGCCAAGCGCGTCGTGAAAATGGGTAGCCACATTGACGGCCTGCTGGCCCGTCGCTGCGTCGCACACCAGGAGTACCTCGTTCGGCTCCAGCAGGTCCTTGAGCTTTTGCAATTCACCAACGAGAACTTCGTCGATTTCGAGGCGGCCCGCCGTGTCGAAAATCTGCACGTTCCCGTGCTGGCCATCGGCCCACTTCAAGGCCGCTTTCCCCACGGCCACGAGGTCGGTCTGCCCTGTTCCGGGACTGAACACCGGTACACCGACCTGCTTTGCCAGGGTGGTTAACTGGTCAATGGCGGCCGGGCGCTGGAGGTCCAGAGGAAAAAGCAGGGGTGCGCGCCCTTGTTTCTTTAATAAACGCGCCAGTTTGGCTGCCGATGTGGTTTTGCCCGATCCGTGCAGCCCGACAAGCATGATGCGGGCCGGTTTGTTCAGGTCGAGCGGCGCAGCATCTCCCCCCAGCAACTGGGTAAGTTCGTCGTAGAAAATTTTGACGATCTGTTGGCCGGGCGTGACGCTCCGCAGGACTTCCTGGCCGAGCGCCCTCCCTTTGACCCGGGCGATGAAATCCTTTGCAACCTGGAAGTGAACGTCCGCTTCCAGCAGCGCAAGCCGCACCTGGCGCAACGCATCGTTGACGTTGCTCTCCGAAATCGTGCCGTGACCTCGGAGGTCTTTAAAAATGTCCTGAAGCTTATCCGATAACTGAGAAAACACGACCCTTACCCTACGTCGACGGCGCGTTCTTTGCCACCGGCGCGCTGCCTCCGTCAACGGTAAAATTCCAGCGCGTCTCGACACGCCTGCCGCTGGCTTTCGCGGCGATGATCACCGTATACGTCCGCGGCACCAGATTCTGCGTAAATGCGTAGCTTACCAGCCTGGTTTTCGGGTCGTATTTCGCCGGCACGATCCCGTACCCGCTGACGCGCATTTCCACCGAACCGGGATCCACCTCACCCATGCTGGCCAGGTTCGCTTTGATCGTCGGTTTCAGATCGCTGATGTGCTCGTCGTTCATCGGCTGGGTCAGCATTGAAGCCGCCGCCAACTGCATCGAGACGACGCCCGGCCCCGTGTCACTGTCCGGTCCATAATCGAGCGCCATCTTGAAGATGTTCGGCTTGTTGGACTCGATCGCGTACCGCCCCAACTGGTCAGCCGGCGCATCAAAACCCATGTGTTGGCCGTAAACCGTAAACAGCGCCTCGTACCCGGCATCCATGGCCGTCTTGCGGACAACCTCATTATGCGTGCCGTAAGGAAAGGCGAACACCGAAATCTTGATGCCGAGCTTATCTTCGAGGATCGCCTTGGATTGGAAAACCTCGTTGTGCAACCACGTCGCGTAATCCTGACCCCTGGGGGCACGACGCAGGTCATGGTGCGACAGCGTATGGCTTTCGATGTCAACCCCGGCGTCCCGCATTTCCTCGAGCTGGTTCCAGGTGATGGATTTGCCGCCTGCACCGACGTAATTGGTGTAGATGAACATCGTGAAGGGGTAGCCGTACTCTTTCAGGATCGGCCAGGCGGCCGAATACCCCGAGATGTAGCCGTCGTCGATGGTGATGATGCAGCTCTTGAGGGGAATCGACTTTTCGCTGCGGCGCCAAGCCAGGTAATCCTTCATCGGAATGACGGTGATGCCACCGTCTTTCAAGGCCTGCATCTGGGACCTGAATTCCGCCGGTGCAATCGCGAGGCTGTCGCGAGGCTTATCTTCAAACCGGTGGTAGCACAACACCATCACCTTGGCGTTCCGGTCGACCGGCGGCGGTGCGGGTGTCGCTGCGGCCGTCTGAGCAGCCGGCGTAGAACTAGACGCGGCAAGATCCCCGCCTTTTCCGAGGTTAGCGGAAGAAGACGCCTTTTTACAACCGGCCACCAACAGAGGTAAGGCCACAATCAATGCGAGAGCACCACGACGCATACGAGAAGTGCCTGCCAGGATAGCATGCAAAGGGCTTTTGGAAAGCCTTGAACGAAGCAAAATGAACTGACGTACTTACACCCGGGCCGGATTTTGTTCGCCGCCACTTTGAGCCCGGTGCGCCGCCTTTTCGATCCCAAGTTCCTCGAATTTCTCGTCGATGTACCGGAAATGCCGGTCAAGGGAACAGATCTGGTCGATCTCGTCCGGGGTCAGCACCCGGGTGATCTCCGGCTCACGTTTGGCCTCCGTCATAAAATCGGCGTCGCCCTGCCAGGTTCGCATCGAGGCCCGCTGGACGGCTTCGTAAGCGGTTTGTCGGGCCAGACCGCGTTCGGCCAGCGCCAGAAGCAGAGTCTGGCTGAAGTACAATCCCCTGGTGATTTGCAGGTTTTGCTCCATGCGTTCGGGGTAGACCTGGAGTCCCTCAACGAGCCTGCTCAACGTCGAGAGCATGTAGTCCACCAGGATGCACGAGTCCGGCAGGATAATGCGCTCAACGCTGCTGTGGCTGATGTCGCGTTCATGCCACAAGGCGACGTTTTCCAGGGCGGCCACCGCGTTACCGCGAACCACCCGGGCCAGGCCGCTCAGACGCTCTCCGGTTATCGGGTTACGTTTGTGGGGCATCGCCGAACTGCCTTTCTGCCCGGGACTAAAGTGCTCCTCCAGTTCCAGCACCTCGGTCCGCTGCAGGTGGCGGAATTCGGTCGCCCAACGATCGATGCTGGAGGCGATCACGGCCAGGGTCGTGGAAAATTCGGCGTGCCGGTCCCGTTGGACAACCTGGGTTGAGAGTCTGTCCGGCGCGAGGCCGAGGCGCTCACAAACGTAGCGTTCCACCCGGGGATCCAGGTGGGCGTGCGTCCCTACCGCGCCGCTCAGCTTG from Verrucomicrobiota bacterium carries:
- a CDS encoding CTP synthase; its protein translation is MKYIFVTGGVVSSLGKGLAAAALGTLLEHRGLKVIMQKFDPYLNVDPGTMSPFQHGEVYVLSDGAETDLDLGHYERFTNCVLSRANNVTSGQVYETVLAKERRGDYLGKTVQVIPHVTDEIKSRIQRLEKEQGGDVTITEIGGTTGDIEGLPFLEAIRQFQLEVGPENVVIMHVTLVPYIKAAGELKTKPSQQSIAKLREIGLQPHVLLCRTEKPLDLEVRQKLAMFCNVSLHAVVEVRDVDHTIYELPLILQQERLDETICRLLRLETAPAEMNDWRRFVQRVISPKKRLKVAVVGKYIDLQDAYKSIYESLTHAGAANDCGIDILRIDSEDIQGHDPHKFLAPVAGVLVPGGFGERGVEGKIAACRYAREQRLPYLGLCLGMQIACIEFARNVCGLKHANSTEFDESAVDPVICLLEDQREVRKKGASMRLGSWPTHIVPGTLAERVYGAPQITERHRHRYEYNMKYRELMVAKGFVIAGTSPDGRLAELIEMRDHPWFLACQYHPEFLSKPNSPHPLFRGFIAACLANYE
- a CDS encoding KH domain-containing protein; protein product: MESFLEFVIRQLVDVPEEVFITRLEHGHKLIFKVEMRQADVGKVIGRNGHTITALRNLLSAAAARTGHQVVLQIVE
- the rpsP gene encoding 30S ribosomal protein S16 → MAVAIRLRREGAKNRPYYRVVVTDKRSPRDGKFIEIIGTYDPRKRSDNYELNLERAEYWIKHGAQPSETVASFIRKARRRAAQVAATVPVSA
- the ffh gene encoding signal recognition particle protein: MFSQLSDKLQDIFKDLRGHGTISESNVNDALRQVRLALLEADVHFQVAKDFIARVKGRALGQEVLRSVTPGQQIVKIFYDELTQLLGGDAAPLDLNKPARIMLVGLHGSGKTTSAAKLARLLKKQGRAPLLFPLDLQRPAAIDQLTTLAKQVGVPVFSPGTGQTDLVAVGKAALKWADGQHGNVQIFDTAGRLEIDEVLVGELQKLKDLLEPNEVLLVCDAATGQQAVNVATHFHDALGLTGLVLTKLDGDARGGAALSMREVTKRPIKFAGVGEKLDQFEPFYPERLAGRILGMGDVVSLVERAAEAIDEEEAARMEKKLRTASFDFNDFLAQFKMLRRMGPLENILGMLPGMSNLKGFSVDDKQLKRVEAIVLSMTPGERKNPGILNARRRQRIARGSGTTVAEVNTLLQRFSQMRKLMKNMGQLKKMLARVPGSETLGT
- a CDS encoding polysaccharide deacetylase family protein — encoded protein: MALPLLVAGCKKASSSANLGKGGDLAASSSTPAAQTAAATPAPPPVDRNAKVMVLCYHRFEDKPRDSLAIAPAEFRSQMQALKDGGITVIPMKDYLAWRRSEKSIPLKSCIITIDDGYISGYSAAWPILKEYGYPFTMFIYTNYVGAGGKSITWNQLEEMRDAGVDIESHTLSHHDLRRAPRGQDYATWLHNEVFQSKAILEDKLGIKISVFAFPYGTHNEVVRKTAMDAGYEALFTVYGQHMGFDAPADQLGRYAIESNKPNIFKMALDYGPDSDTGPGVVSMQLAAASMLTQPMNDEHISDLKPTIKANLASMGEVDPGSVEMRVSGYGIVPAKYDPKTRLVSYAFTQNLVPRTYTVIIAAKASGRRVETRWNFTVDGGSAPVAKNAPST
- a CDS encoding adenylosuccinate lyase; its protein translation is MIPRYSRPSMRAVWADERRFGIWLEIETLACEGMAEIGLISKAEAAAIREKGRFSISEVQEIERRTNHDVIAFLENVAEYVGPEARWIHFGLTSSDILDTALAVQLTESADLLLNEIAALRMQIARQALRFKRAPMIGRSHGIHAEPITFGLKMAVMFDEFQRAEVRLLNARKTVGVGKLSGAVGTHAHLDPRVERYVCERLGLAPDRLSTQVVQRDRHAEFSTTLAVIASSIDRWATEFRHLQRTEVLELEEHFSPGQKGSSAMPHKRNPITGERLSGLARVVRGNAVAALENVALWHERDISHSSVERIILPDSCILVDYMLSTLSRLVEGLQVYPERMEQNLQITRGLYFSQTLLLALAERGLARQTAYEAVQRASMRTWQGDADFMTEAKREPEITRVLTPDEIDQICSLDRHFRYIDEKFEELGIEKAAHRAQSGGEQNPARV